From [Clostridium] symbiosum, a single genomic window includes:
- a CDS encoding sensor domain-containing phosphodiesterase: MYKRRGSETLREEFRNRQKRGLDIIKRYQWTINEILTMEMPESFVYFSDPETYEVLYISDDKFIAEELKRDHYQGEKCYEVFQGRSAPCPFCTNHLLSKDHYYIWTRHNPFLNSDYILKDKFVDLDGRTVRMEIATALKGHDAVLSALEESFESQNIVMNCIQPMLDEADQLVAQRRIMDNICPFFDAEWGTIHSCGEYPTLVEWGSRPKGVRSPGKLTSVYMKECGKLLSSSSQILIMDTESIRETDPENYEFLKAEGVTSLCCTPIFTGKELAGMITIGNFTKHHSDITMLFTLAFYIASLMQRDELYRKKLRLEYYDALTGSLNLEGFRREAGVLFAAAPLSEYSIWYCDIKNFKYINDLFGFHTGNRILKYWAFCLKENCREAEIFCRVSDDNFAFLWKRDEVEKLQERFERLVEKLASFTPFKEKNYQVEVNSGVFIPESSCNMGMDELLNRANMAQKSVKNLRGSRPGFFTEELRIKALNEIQMESEMRAALADGEFVLYLQPQVKLRKVSGQKKHRAEALVRWLRGGQIYAMPDDFIGLFEKNGMIASLDQYLYEKICILINRLKESGMPSVCIAVNVSRHTMIQPEFVETYVAIRDKYQIENDELELEFTESIAVEDLELMQQVLKKLKTAGFICAMDDFGTGYSSLNVLQVLPLDILKLDRGFLASEGEDVRRQIVVESVLQMAKRLNMLTIVEGVESREQLQLLQRLDCDYLQGFLVSPPLSEDEYRGFIKEEEIHGGESEIQQI; this comes from the coding sequence ATGTACAAAAGAAGAGGAAGTGAGACGTTGAGAGAAGAATTCAGAAACAGGCAGAAAAGAGGGCTTGATATCATAAAAAGGTATCAGTGGACAATCAATGAGATACTGACAATGGAGATGCCGGAATCTTTCGTTTATTTCAGCGATCCGGAGACGTATGAGGTACTTTATATCAGCGACGATAAATTTATCGCCGAGGAATTAAAGCGCGATCATTATCAGGGTGAGAAATGCTATGAGGTTTTTCAGGGCCGTTCCGCCCCCTGTCCGTTCTGCACCAACCATCTTCTCAGCAAGGATCATTACTATATCTGGACGCGTCATAATCCTTTCTTGAATAGCGATTATATTTTAAAAGATAAATTTGTGGATCTGGACGGGCGGACCGTCCGTATGGAGATAGCAACGGCTCTGAAGGGGCATGACGCTGTTTTAAGCGCCCTGGAGGAGAGCTTTGAGAGCCAGAATATAGTGATGAACTGTATTCAGCCCATGCTTGATGAGGCGGATCAGCTGGTAGCGCAGAGACGGATCATGGACAATATCTGTCCTTTTTTTGACGCAGAGTGGGGAACCATCCACAGCTGCGGAGAATATCCCACCCTGGTCGAGTGGGGCAGCAGGCCGAAAGGCGTGCGGAGTCCCGGTAAACTGACGTCCGTATACATGAAGGAATGCGGCAAACTTTTAAGCAGTTCATCCCAGATCCTGATTATGGATACGGAGAGTATCAGGGAAACAGATCCGGAAAATTACGAGTTTTTGAAAGCGGAAGGAGTCACCTCCCTCTGCTGTACGCCCATTTTCACAGGGAAAGAGCTGGCCGGCATGATTACCATCGGGAATTTTACCAAGCATCACTCCGACATTACGATGCTCTTTACACTGGCATTCTATATAGCCTCCCTGATGCAGAGAGATGAGCTTTACCGGAAGAAACTGCGCCTTGAGTATTACGATGCGCTGACGGGCAGCCTCAACCTCGAAGGTTTCAGGAGGGAAGCGGGTGTGCTCTTTGCGGCGGCGCCGCTGTCAGAGTATTCAATATGGTACTGTGATATTAAAAATTTCAAATACATTAATGATCTGTTCGGCTTCCATACGGGAAACAGAATATTGAAGTACTGGGCATTCTGTCTGAAAGAAAACTGCCGGGAGGCGGAGATATTCTGCCGTGTCAGTGACGATAATTTTGCATTTTTGTGGAAACGCGATGAAGTGGAAAAGCTTCAGGAAAGATTTGAACGGCTTGTGGAAAAACTGGCTTCATTCACGCCGTTTAAAGAAAAGAATTACCAGGTGGAGGTCAACAGCGGCGTCTTTATTCCGGAGTCCTCCTGTAATATGGGCATGGACGAACTGTTAAACCGCGCCAATATGGCACAGAAGTCGGTGAAGAACCTGAGGGGAAGCAGGCCAGGCTTTTTTACCGAGGAATTGAGGATTAAGGCTCTGAACGAGATACAGATGGAGTCGGAGATGAGGGCGGCTCTTGCAGACGGAGAGTTCGTGCTCTACTTACAGCCGCAGGTTAAACTCAGGAAGGTGAGCGGACAGAAGAAGCACCGGGCGGAGGCGCTGGTGCGGTGGTTGCGCGGCGGACAGATTTATGCGATGCCGGATGATTTTATCGGATTGTTCGAGAAAAACGGCATGATAGCCAGCCTGGATCAGTATCTCTATGAGAAGATTTGTATCCTGATCAACCGGTTGAAAGAAAGCGGGATGCCTTCTGTCTGTATTGCCGTCAATGTATCGAGGCATACGATGATTCAACCCGAATTTGTGGAGACTTATGTTGCGATCAGAGACAAATATCAGATAGAGAATGACGAACTGGAACTGGAGTTTACGGAGAGCATTGCCGTAGAGGATCTGGAACTGATGCAGCAGGTTTTGAAAAAACTGAAAACAGCGGGCTTTATCTGCGCCATGGATGATTTTGGAACGGGGTATTCTTCCCTGAATGTGCTCCAGGTGCTTCCTCTTGATATTCTGAAGCTGGATCGGGGATTTCTGGCCTCAGAAGGGGAGGACGTCCGCAGACAGATTGTAGTTGAGAGCGTGCTTCAGATGGCCAAACGGCTCAACA